CCGAGCACCAGGAAGCGGGCCCAGTTGAAGCCCGCGAACACGAGTTGGGCCAGCAGCAGGTAGACCAGGTACCCGAAGATCGCTGCACCGATGACCGCCCAGAGCACGGCGTTCGCCAGGTCATGGGAGTCGACATCCAGACCGACGGGGAGCTCGATGGTGACAGTGGCGATGTTCTCGGCCCAGGTCGTCAGCACCGCGATGACGGAACCCACTCCGATCGCGCCGCGCACCACCATGAGCAGGTAGCTCACGTAGATCGAGATTGGCCGTTTGACGCGGTTCGACGACCCCGAGTCGCGGGCTGTCTGGATCACGTTCTGCCCGAGCAGCAGCGCATCGGCAGGCAGGAGAGCGGAGTCGACCACGGTGGCGCTCTGGAGACCGGCCGCCGAGGCAGGCACCGCGCGGAGGTCGATGATCGGCAGATCGCCGTCTGTCGTGATCGCGTCACCACCGCCGTTCACTGCGTGGTAGCCGGTCGAGAAGTTGCGGATCACCTCGAAGACGCCCTGCGGGTTCGCCTGCTCCAGCGTGGTCACGATGTGGTCGCGCTCGATGTCCGTTTCGCGCTCGATCCGGTGTGTGACTTGCAGGGTGAAAAGTGAGAGACCGACATTGCGGTCGTAGGTGCCGGCGGCCATCCATTCGGCCGAATACCCGCCGGGCAGCAGCCACCCGGTCGGCGTCTTCCAGAACCTCACATGGTGGCGCTTCGCGGGATTGCCGGCGACCTCCTGCTGGTAGGTGAAGTCCTGGATGTTGCCGAAGAGGTAGAGGGGGCTGACCGGCGCATCGGAGTAGCTGCGGCGGAAGATCGTCGACGTCACGATGCGGAGCGCACTGCGGAAGCCGACCTCGTCGGCCTTGTGCCATCCGGCGGCCAGCATCGCCGTGTGCAGCTGGGCCTCCGACCCGAACAGCGCGAGGTTCACCGGGTCGCCGAGCAGTCCCTCGTGCGTGCGGGCCCGCCCGATGAAGTAGTCGGGCACGTAGATCAGCGTCAGCATGCTGTGGATGCGCGGCAGCAGCAGGTACGCGAGCAGCAACCAGAAGACGAGGAGGAACCAGACGTACTCGAACCCGCGACT
Above is a genomic segment from Subtercola boreus containing:
- a CDS encoding LssY C-terminal domain-containing protein; translation: MTQIETPPAEPSPVPFVPRSTRGLPVPERRRASLEIVLDNVFFFLGAVAAAWLAYLLLSETFSRGFEYVWFLLVFWLLLAYLLLPRIHSMLTLIYVPDYFIGRARTHEGLLGDPVNLALFGSEAQLHTAMLAAGWHKADEVGFRSALRIVTSTIFRRSYSDAPVSPLYLFGNIQDFTYQQEVAGNPAKRHHVRFWKTPTGWLLPGGYSAEWMAAGTYDRNVGLSLFTLQVTHRIERETDIERDHIVTTLEQANPQGVFEVIRNFSTGYHAVNGGGDAITTDGDLPIIDLRAVPASAAGLQSATVVDSALLPADALLLGQNVIQTARDSGSSNRVKRPISIYVSYLLMVVRGAIGVGSVIAVLTTWAENIATVTIELPVGLDVDSHDLANAVLWAVIGAAIFGYLVYLLLAQLVFAGFNWARFLVLGISLLGAGTVAIDYFTNGTAITLTTGLVNLSFDILVLFSLSSADARVFARQRRIRRLAAREARRNAALTVGRAELAS